From the genome of Flavobacterium luteolum, one region includes:
- a CDS encoding NADPH-dependent FMN reductase, translated as MASTKIKILAISGSTRNNSSNFKILKYISNYLKPEFEVDFFEDLERLPHFNPDLDTDNPPQEITTFRNKIINADGIIICTPEYVFSLPGSLKNALEWCVSTTIFSNKKTGLITASASGEMGHEQLLLVMKTLEAKFDDATQLLIQGVRGKVNAEGEITSEQTAEALQNFAKNFKNQFL; from the coding sequence ATGGCTTCAACAAAAATAAAAATACTTGCCATATCGGGCAGTACCAGAAATAACTCAAGTAACTTCAAAATTCTGAAATACATTTCAAATTACTTAAAACCTGAATTTGAAGTAGATTTTTTTGAAGATTTAGAGCGTCTTCCGCATTTTAATCCAGATTTGGATACTGATAATCCTCCGCAAGAAATCACTACATTTAGAAATAAAATCATAAATGCTGATGGAATTATCATTTGCACGCCTGAATATGTGTTCAGTCTTCCCGGAAGTTTAAAAAATGCCTTAGAATGGTGTGTGTCAACTACTATTTTTTCAAACAAAAAAACGGGTCTTATTACAGCTTCAGCTTCTGGCGAAATGGGGCACGAACAGCTTTTGTTAGTAATGAAAACACTCGAAGCTAAATTTGATGATGCAACACAGCTTTTAATTCAGGGAGTACGCGGAAAAGTTAATGCTGAAGGCGAAATCACGTCAGAACAAACCGCAGAAGCACTTCAAAATTTCGCAAAAAACTTTAAGAATCAATTTTTATAA
- a CDS encoding sugar phosphate isomerase/epimerase family protein, with the protein MISRRNFIVTTGLAATAVLASPSFALSMNKKEIGLQLYTLRDELPKDVKGTLEKVAKAGYTTVETYGFSIKDQFWGLTPKELKKILDDNGLKAVSGHYNLGSFLYDGNTEELIALIEAAKILKSEFLTIPWVDEPFRRNIEDYKKIAARVNEAAKMCKKAGLKLAYHNHDFEFQKHDGVTGYEILLKETDKDLVYFELDLYWVIHSGNDPLKLFKENPGRFKMWHVKDKDKNNNDLNTEIGSGTIDFKPIFKEAKQSGMIHFFVEQENNFASDSYDSIKKSCDFISENLV; encoded by the coding sequence ATGATTAGCAGAAGAAACTTTATCGTAACCACAGGTCTTGCTGCAACAGCAGTTTTGGCTTCACCATCATTTGCACTTTCTATGAATAAAAAAGAAATAGGTTTACAGCTGTATACGCTTCGTGATGAACTTCCTAAAGATGTAAAAGGAACTTTAGAAAAAGTAGCAAAAGCGGGATATACGACCGTTGAAACATACGGTTTTTCTATAAAAGATCAGTTTTGGGGATTAACGCCAAAGGAACTTAAAAAGATCTTAGATGATAATGGATTGAAAGCAGTCAGTGGTCATTACAATCTAGGAAGCTTTTTGTATGATGGAAATACGGAGGAATTAATTGCTTTAATTGAAGCAGCAAAAATTCTAAAAAGTGAATTTTTGACTATTCCGTGGGTCGATGAACCATTTAGGAGAAATATAGAAGATTATAAAAAGATTGCGGCTCGTGTAAATGAAGCTGCAAAAATGTGCAAAAAAGCAGGCTTAAAACTGGCTTATCATAATCATGATTTTGAGTTTCAAAAACATGATGGAGTTACAGGTTATGAAATTTTATTAAAGGAAACCGACAAAGATCTTGTTTATTTTGAATTAGATTTATATTGGGTAATTCATTCTGGAAATGATCCCTTAAAATTATTCAAAGAAAATCCAGGACGTTTTAAAATGTGGCACGTAAAAGATAAGGATAAAAACAACAACGATTTGAATACGGAAATTGGTTCTGGAACAATCGATTTTAAACCTATTTTTAAAGAAGCCAAACAATCTGGAATGATTCATTTTTTTGTAGAACAGGAGAATAATTTTGCTTCTGATTCTTATGATTCGATTAAAAAGAGCTGTGATTTTATTTCAGAGAATTTAGTGTAA
- a CDS encoding thioredoxin family protein has product MARTESTMLPLGTAAPDFYLKDTNSNNSFSFEDLKGSKGTLVMFICNHCPFVHHVISEIVMIANDYRVQGLGVIAISSNDVVKYPQDSPELMTEFAMENKIDFPYLYDESQETAKAYQAACTPDFYLFDNQNKLFYRGQLDDSRPGNGIPLSGSDLRGAIDALIYNRSLKEPQKPSLGCGIKWK; this is encoded by the coding sequence ATGGCACGAACTGAATCAACAATGCTTCCTTTAGGAACAGCTGCACCTGATTTTTATTTAAAAGATACCAACTCGAACAATAGTTTTTCTTTTGAAGATTTAAAAGGTTCGAAAGGTACTTTGGTAATGTTTATTTGCAACCATTGTCCGTTTGTGCATCACGTAATAAGCGAAATTGTAATGATTGCGAATGATTATCGCGTTCAAGGATTAGGAGTAATCGCTATTTCAAGCAATGACGTTGTTAAATATCCACAAGATAGCCCAGAATTAATGACTGAATTTGCAATGGAAAACAAAATAGATTTTCCGTACTTGTATGATGAAAGCCAAGAAACGGCAAAAGCATATCAGGCTGCCTGCACACCAGACTTTTACTTGTTTGACAATCAAAACAAATTATTCTATCGAGGTCAGCTAGATGATTCGAGACCAGGCAACGGAATTCCACTTAGCGGAAGCGATCTGAGAGGCGCTATAGATGCCTTAATTTACAACAGAAGTTTAAAAGAACCACAAAAGCCAAGTTTAGGTTGTGGCATTAAATGGAAGTAA
- a CDS encoding RBBP9/YdeN family alpha/beta hydrolase has product METQLLIIPGLGDSGEKHWQTFWHKKFENSIRVVQDNWDEPVREDWLERLNENISKLSKPTILVAHSLAVSLVLHWAEKYHNSNIIGAFLVAPADVDSPQHTPECTRNFSPIPLYKLPFPSVVVASENDPYASFERKKLFAEKWGSDFVNIGQQGHINSDSDLKYWEEGQEILQKLIKKTKL; this is encoded by the coding sequence ATGGAGACACAATTATTAATTATACCAGGACTCGGAGATTCTGGAGAAAAACACTGGCAAACCTTTTGGCATAAGAAATTCGAAAATTCAATTCGTGTTGTGCAAGACAACTGGGACGAACCTGTTCGCGAAGATTGGCTTGAAAGATTAAATGAGAATATTTCAAAACTTAGCAAACCAACTATTTTAGTCGCGCATAGTTTGGCGGTTTCGTTGGTTCTGCATTGGGCTGAAAAATACCATAATTCGAATATAATTGGCGCTTTTTTGGTTGCACCTGCAGATGTAGATTCACCTCAACATACGCCAGAATGCACGAGAAACTTCTCGCCTATTCCGCTTTATAAATTACCTTTTCCGTCTGTAGTTGTAGCAAGCGAAAATGATCCTTATGCTTCTTTTGAAAGAAAAAAACTCTTCGCTGAAAAATGGGGAAGTGATTTTGTAAACATCGGTCAGCAAGGCCATATCAATTCTGACTCTGATTTAAAGTATTGGGAAGAAGGACAGGAGATACTACAGAAGTTAATTAAAAAGACAAAACTTTAA
- a CDS encoding cupin domain-containing protein: MMSLGTSKEFIKGDEIEWEVVGEGIKRKILAFDERVMLVNVYFEKGGIGTLHDHYHSQVTYIASGKFDVTISGVTQTLKEGDSFYIPPHAVHGVVCLEEGMLTDVFSPAREDFLNY; this comes from the coding sequence ATAATGAGTTTAGGAACTAGCAAAGAATTTATAAAAGGAGACGAAATCGAGTGGGAAGTAGTCGGTGAAGGAATCAAGCGTAAGATTTTGGCTTTTGACGAAAGAGTGATGCTTGTAAATGTATATTTTGAGAAAGGCGGAATCGGCACTTTACACGATCATTATCATTCGCAAGTTACTTATATCGCAAGCGGAAAGTTTGATGTAACTATTAGTGGTGTAACGCAGACTTTAAAAGAAGGAGATAGTTTTTACATTCCGCCACACGCTGTGCATGGTGTTGTCTGTTTGGAGGAAGGGATGCTTACAGATGTCTTTAGCCCTGCAAGAGAAGACTTTTTAAACTATTAA
- the trmD gene encoding tRNA (guanosine(37)-N1)-methyltransferase TrmD — MRIDIITLLPELLRSPFEASIMKRAIDKGLVEVHFHNLRDYSTNRQKSVDDYPFGGGAGMVMTIQPIDDCITHLKSQREYDEVIYMSPDGETLNQKMANKMSMYENIIILCGHYKGVDQRVRDHFITKEISIGDYVLSGGELGAIVLSDALIRLIPGVLSDETSALTDSFQDNLLSGPIYTRPADYKGWKVPEVLTSGHAAKIDKWREDKAYEHTKNRRPDLLEGH, encoded by the coding sequence ATGCGAATTGACATTATTACTCTCTTACCTGAATTATTAAGAAGTCCGTTTGAGGCTTCAATTATGAAACGCGCCATTGATAAAGGTTTGGTCGAAGTGCATTTTCACAATCTTCGTGATTATAGCACAAACAGACAGAAAAGTGTAGACGATTATCCTTTTGGCGGAGGTGCGGGAATGGTAATGACGATTCAGCCTATCGATGATTGCATTACACATTTGAAAAGCCAGCGTGAATATGACGAGGTGATTTATATGTCTCCTGATGGTGAAACTTTAAATCAGAAAATGGCAAATAAAATGTCTATGTACGAAAACATTATCATTTTATGCGGACATTACAAAGGTGTTGATCAAAGAGTTAGAGATCATTTTATCACAAAAGAAATCTCAATTGGCGATTACGTTTTGTCTGGAGGAGAATTGGGCGCAATAGTTTTATCAGACGCCTTAATTCGATTAATTCCTGGTGTTTTAAGCGACGAAACCTCAGCATTAACAGATAGTTTTCAAGACAATTTGCTTTCAGGCCCAATATACACAAGACCTGCAGACTATAAAGGATGGAAAGTTCCAGAGGTTTTAACCAGCGGTCATGCGGCTAAAATTGACAAATGGCGTGAAGACAAGGCATACGAACACACTAAAAATAGACGTCCAGATTTATTGGAAGGTCATTAG
- a CDS encoding GreA/GreB family elongation factor, protein MKPTPTFCKSDYQFLRELILKSKNSTNTKEANQLSQELDRAVISKESELDISVIRINSFVTIEDVKAKKQMKIQIVLPSAADVKQSKISILAPLSVAIIGFKENDEVDWELPAGIKTLKVIAVDNSAVHHS, encoded by the coding sequence ATGAAACCAACACCCACTTTCTGTAAATCAGATTATCAATTTTTAAGAGAATTGATTTTAAAAAGTAAAAACTCAACAAATACTAAAGAAGCCAATCAGCTTTCGCAAGAATTAGATCGCGCTGTAATTAGTAAAGAAAGCGAATTGGATATTTCGGTAATTCGAATCAATTCATTTGTAACGATAGAAGATGTAAAAGCAAAGAAACAAATGAAAATTCAAATCGTTTTACCCTCTGCCGCAGATGTAAAACAATCTAAAATATCAATTCTAGCGCCTTTAAGTGTGGCTATTATTGGTTTTAAAGAAAATGACGAAGTGGATTGGGAATTACCTGCTGGCATCAAAACTTTAAAAGTAATAGCTGTAGACAATTCGGCTGTACATCATTCTTAA
- a CDS encoding archaemetzincin: MKKLLLLLFVIFMSCNSKKSDYFEAIAENDIKLFPPKPGDWLYSYKEKGQSFEQFLTSKHIIPTTENNIIYLQPIGKFDSLQDKQIKLVEEYLKIFFQLKIKTLDNVSSDVIPKQARRIGPDQNEQFLAGFILDSVLKKEKPQNGIGLMALTEVDLYPKPEWSFVFGLASYRDRIAVSSIYRLYDKRLENKDFNLCLERLLKICSHEIGHMFGLHHCIDANCVMNGTNSLSETDEHTLRLCSNCQRKLNSSIKYDNKKRLIELEKYFKRNKLATGAELMGKDFKSIE; encoded by the coding sequence ATGAAGAAACTTCTTTTGCTGTTATTTGTGATTTTTATGTCTTGCAACTCTAAGAAAAGCGATTATTTTGAGGCTATTGCGGAAAACGATATAAAACTTTTTCCTCCAAAACCAGGTGATTGGTTGTATTCCTATAAAGAAAAGGGGCAGAGTTTTGAACAGTTTCTTACTTCAAAACATATAATTCCAACAACAGAAAATAATATTATTTATCTTCAGCCAATAGGAAAATTTGACTCGTTACAAGACAAACAAATAAAATTAGTTGAAGAATATTTGAAAATATTTTTTCAGTTGAAGATCAAAACACTTGATAATGTCTCAAGTGATGTTATTCCGAAACAAGCTAGAAGAATCGGTCCAGATCAAAACGAACAATTTCTTGCGGGATTTATTTTGGATAGTGTTTTGAAGAAAGAAAAGCCTCAAAATGGAATTGGATTAATGGCTTTGACAGAAGTAGATTTGTATCCAAAACCAGAATGGAGTTTTGTTTTTGGCTTGGCATCATACAGAGATAGAATTGCAGTAAGTTCAATTTACAGGTTATATGACAAAAGATTAGAGAATAAAGATTTTAATTTATGTTTAGAAAGATTATTGAAAATTTGTTCTCATGAAATTGGACATATGTTTGGCTTGCATCATTGCATTGACGCCAATTGTGTTATGAATGGAACAAATAGTTTATCAGAAACAGATGAGCATACATTGAGACTGTGCTCTAATTGCCAGAGGAAATTAAATTCGAGTATAAAATACGATAATAAGAAAAGATTAATAGAGTTGGAAAAGTATTTTAAGAGAAATAAATTGGCTACGGGAGCTGAATTGATGGGAAAAGATTTTAAAAGTATTGAATAA
- a CDS encoding cytochrome c: MLLAAACGTKKTAVAETPAAGKETKATELTPALAEGKNLYENNCAKCHKLFEPKKFTKEEWTPILVKMGKKAKLDDTQMASITNYIDSQL; this comes from the coding sequence ATGTTGCTTGCAGCAGCATGTGGTACGAAAAAAACGGCTGTTGCAGAAACTCCTGCTGCAGGAAAAGAAACAAAAGCTACAGAATTAACTCCTGCATTGGCTGAAGGCAAAAACCTGTATGAAAACAATTGTGCTAAATGCCATAAGTTGTTTGAACCTAAAAAATTCACAAAAGAAGAATGGACTCCGATTTTGGTAAAAATGGGTAAAAAAGCAAAATTAGATGATACTCAAATGGCTTCAATTACAAATTATATTGATTCGCAATTGTAA
- a CDS encoding alpha/beta fold hydrolase: MEHTEPNACMSIKDFESNLKQVHTDKYIETAQNVRLYVKDYGQGKPVILIHGWPLSNEMWEYQIDHLVQNNYRVIAYDRRGFGKSSQPWDGYDYDTLADDLKEIIEQLELENVTLVGFSMGGGEVVRYFSRHGGKGVTKAALISSIIPFLLKTHDNPDGHPKEKSENTAAAIKEDRIGFIDNFGKTFFGVNIINKPLSTPLLEYYRALCSVASPRATLKCAESFSYTDFRDELDFIKVPTLIIHGDDDKIVPIDLTSRKAAKSIANNTYIEYEGAPHGLFYTDRDKLNENLLEFLNS; the protein is encoded by the coding sequence ATGGAACATACTGAACCAAATGCATGCATGTCAATTAAAGATTTTGAATCTAATTTAAAACAGGTTCATACTGATAAATATATAGAAACTGCTCAAAACGTAAGGCTGTATGTAAAGGATTATGGTCAGGGAAAACCCGTTATCTTAATTCACGGCTGGCCACTTTCGAATGAAATGTGGGAATATCAAATAGACCATCTTGTCCAAAATAATTATAGAGTTATCGCTTACGACCGACGCGGGTTCGGGAAATCTTCTCAGCCTTGGGATGGTTACGATTACGATACGTTAGCTGATGACCTTAAGGAAATTATTGAGCAATTAGAGTTAGAAAATGTAACTCTTGTTGGTTTCTCAATGGGCGGTGGCGAAGTAGTTCGTTACTTTAGCCGTCATGGCGGAAAAGGCGTTACCAAAGCGGCTTTGATTTCGTCGATTATTCCATTTCTGCTAAAAACTCACGATAATCCTGACGGACATCCAAAAGAAAAAAGCGAAAATACTGCCGCAGCAATAAAAGAAGACAGAATAGGGTTTATTGATAATTTCGGAAAAACGTTTTTTGGAGTCAATATTATCAACAAACCTTTAAGCACTCCTTTATTAGAATATTACAGAGCTTTATGTTCAGTGGCTTCTCCAAGAGCTACTTTAAAATGCGCCGAATCTTTTTCTTATACTGATTTTAGAGATGAATTAGATTTTATAAAAGTTCCAACTCTGATTATTCATGGTGACGACGATAAAATTGTTCCAATCGACCTTACTTCAAGAAAAGCAGCAAAATCAATTGCAAATAATACTTATATCGAATATGAAGGCGCACCTCATGGTCTCTTTTATACAGATAGAGACAAATTAAATGAAAATTTACTGGAATTTTTGAATTCATAA
- a CDS encoding peptidylprolyl isomerase, producing MENGIYAKFNTSKGSILVKLTHDLTPGTVGNFVALAEGNMENKVKPQGQKFYDGLTFHRVIADFMIQGGCPKGTGTGDPGYKFDDEFHPSLKHDRPGVLSMANSGPGSNGSQFFITHVPTPWLDNKHTVFGHVIEGQDIVDAVAQGDNLESVEIIRVGDEAQKWNAIEAFIGLKGARLKREAALKAESEAKMEQLAAGFDKTESGLRYKMIQKGEGKKAEAGKTVSVHYEGSLENGKVFDSSYPRKKPIEFKLGIGQVIEGWDEGIALLQVGDKARFVIPSDLAYGPSGAGGVIPPNATLIFDVELMDVK from the coding sequence ATGGAAAACGGAATATACGCTAAATTCAATACTAGCAAAGGTTCAATTTTAGTAAAATTGACACATGATTTGACACCGGGAACTGTAGGAAACTTTGTTGCTCTTGCAGAAGGAAATATGGAGAATAAAGTGAAGCCTCAAGGACAAAAATTCTATGATGGATTAACTTTTCATAGAGTAATTGCAGATTTCATGATTCAAGGTGGTTGTCCAAAAGGAACTGGAACTGGAGATCCAGGTTACAAATTTGACGATGAATTTCACCCAAGTTTAAAACACGATCGTCCAGGAGTTTTATCTATGGCAAACTCTGGTCCTGGAAGTAATGGTTCTCAATTCTTTATTACTCACGTTCCAACTCCTTGGTTAGATAATAAACACACTGTTTTTGGACACGTTATTGAAGGACAAGATATTGTTGATGCTGTTGCTCAAGGTGATAACTTAGAGTCTGTTGAAATTATCAGAGTTGGAGATGAAGCTCAAAAATGGAATGCAATTGAAGCTTTTATTGGTTTAAAAGGTGCTCGTCTTAAAAGAGAAGCGGCTTTAAAAGCGGAATCTGAAGCAAAAATGGAACAATTAGCTGCCGGTTTTGATAAAACAGAAAGCGGTTTACGTTATAAAATGATCCAAAAAGGTGAAGGTAAAAAAGCTGAAGCTGGCAAAACAGTTTCTGTTCACTACGAAGGATCTTTAGAAAACGGAAAAGTATTTGATTCTTCTTACCCACGTAAAAAACCAATCGAATTCAAATTAGGAATTGGGCAAGTTATTGAAGGATGGGACGAAGGTATTGCTTTATTGCAAGTTGGAGACAAAGCTCGTTTTGTAATTCCGTCTGATTTAGCTTACGGTCCGTCTGGTGCAGGAGGAGTTATCCCGCCAAACGCAACTTTGATTTTTGACGTTGAATTAATGGACGTAAAATAA
- a CDS encoding PUR family DNA/RNA-binding protein: MRENDMLEKEEIFSKVLRAGRRTYFFDVRATKADDYYITITESKKFTEEDGSFHFKKHKIYLYKEDFSAFSEILEEMTSYVLNHKGEEVISERHQKDFKKEYSSEKSESQRSSFTDIDFDDI, translated from the coding sequence ATGAGAGAAAATGACATGTTAGAAAAAGAAGAGATTTTTTCTAAAGTATTACGCGCAGGAAGAAGAACTTATTTCTTTGATGTGAGAGCTACCAAAGCTGATGATTATTATATCACGATTACAGAAAGCAAAAAATTTACTGAAGAAGATGGTTCTTTTCACTTCAAAAAACACAAAATCTACTTATACAAAGAAGATTTTAGTGCTTTCTCTGAAATATTAGAAGAAATGACTTCTTATGTTTTAAACCACAAAGGCGAAGAAGTAATTTCTGAAAGACACCAAAAAGATTTTAAAAAAGAATATAGCTCTGAAAAGAGTGAAAGCCAAAGATCTAGTTTTACAGATATTGATTTTGATGATATTTAA
- a CDS encoding MFS transporter, giving the protein MAVCTGLIVANLYYCQPLIVLIANEFKIPEASAGTITYLTQAGYAIGLFFMVPLGDKIERKRQILMTTFATVIALLIAATAKSFLVLQIASLLIGITSIVPQLILPLAASLSAPEQRGKVVGTIMSGLLVGILLSRTLSGFIGQVLGWRSMFYIAAGICLLIFFVIQSKFPYNKPQFQGTYGQLIKSLFTLIKTQPVLREATAINVFSFAQFGAFWTTMVLLLSGKPFDFNSATIGLFGIVGASGALAAPLVGKLGDKGNSRIAVGYGCLLVLISFIVFYFAIESVIGIAIGIVFIDIGIQGVHISNQTRVYSLLPEARNRLNTVFMSLTFLGTAAGSAYGLLLWKMGGWPYVTIGCMVLSLLSLTIYGFTYKSKSKKAKAQID; this is encoded by the coding sequence ATGGCAGTTTGCACTGGTCTTATAGTTGCAAATCTTTATTACTGCCAGCCCTTAATTGTTTTAATTGCCAACGAATTTAAAATTCCTGAAGCTAGCGCCGGAACGATAACGTATTTAACTCAGGCCGGTTATGCTATAGGATTGTTTTTTATGGTGCCGCTTGGTGATAAAATAGAACGAAAAAGGCAAATTTTAATGACCACTTTTGCTACTGTAATTGCCTTACTGATTGCAGCAACAGCAAAGAGTTTTCTTGTTTTGCAAATCGCTTCATTGCTAATCGGAATCACCTCGATTGTGCCACAGCTTATCTTGCCTTTGGCAGCTTCTTTGAGTGCGCCTGAACAAAGAGGAAAAGTTGTTGGAACAATCATGAGCGGACTTTTAGTCGGAATTTTGCTTTCGCGAACTTTAAGCGGTTTTATCGGCCAAGTGTTAGGCTGGAGATCCATGTTTTACATCGCTGCCGGAATCTGTCTTTTGATCTTTTTTGTAATTCAAAGCAAGTTTCCATACAATAAACCACAGTTTCAGGGGACTTACGGACAATTAATTAAGTCTTTATTTACTCTTATAAAAACACAACCTGTTTTGCGTGAAGCTACAGCAATCAATGTTTTCAGTTTTGCTCAGTTTGGAGCATTTTGGACTACAATGGTGCTTTTACTTTCAGGCAAGCCATTCGATTTTAATAGTGCTACAATTGGTTTGTTTGGAATCGTTGGTGCTTCTGGAGCTTTAGCAGCGCCTCTTGTTGGGAAATTGGGAGACAAAGGAAATTCAAGAATTGCAGTTGGTTATGGCTGTTTATTGGTCTTGATAAGCTTTATAGTATTTTATTTTGCTATTGAAAGTGTAATTGGAATCGCAATCGGAATTGTGTTTATTGACATCGGAATTCAAGGTGTTCACATTTCTAATCAAACAAGAGTATATTCTCTATTGCCAGAAGCAAGAAACAGATTAAATACTGTATTTATGTCGCTTACCTTTTTAGGAACAGCAGCGGGATCGGCATACGGTTTATTGTTATGGAAAATGGGCGGATGGCCATATGTGACAATTGGCTGTATGGTCTTATCATTATTGTCATTAACGATTTATGGATTCACATATAAATCAAAGTCTAAAAAAGCAAAAGCGCAAATTGATTAA
- a CDS encoding alpha/beta hydrolase yields MKKLIILLSFFLYGISLSAQNLEYETKSNIQYYSAAVNKTDKYINERCVLDIYYPKNKTGFATIVWFHGGGLTGGNKEIPEALKNKGFAIIGVNYRLSPKAKAEKAIEDAAAAVAWTFNNIANYGGDKSLIFVSGHSAGGYLGMMIGLDKKYLQKENIDANQIAGLIPFSGQCITHFEIRKENGIPEKQPTIDAFAPLYHVRADAPPMLLITGDRELEMLGRYEENAYMARMMKLVGHTQTKLYELDGYGHGMTEPGFPLLVNEVNRILKEHKK; encoded by the coding sequence ATGAAAAAATTAATTATTCTCCTAAGTTTCTTCCTTTACGGAATTTCGCTATCTGCCCAAAATTTAGAATACGAAACAAAAAGCAACATTCAATATTACAGTGCAGCTGTAAACAAAACCGATAAATACATCAACGAAAGATGTGTTCTAGATATTTATTATCCAAAAAATAAAACTGGATTTGCAACAATAGTTTGGTTTCACGGCGGCGGATTAACTGGCGGAAACAAAGAAATTCCTGAAGCTTTAAAAAACAAAGGTTTTGCTATTATTGGTGTTAATTACAGATTATCTCCAAAAGCGAAAGCTGAAAAAGCAATTGAAGATGCAGCCGCAGCGGTTGCATGGACTTTCAATAATATTGCAAATTATGGTGGGGATAAATCTTTAATTTTTGTTTCTGGACACTCTGCTGGAGGATATTTAGGAATGATGATTGGTCTGGATAAAAAATATCTTCAAAAAGAAAACATTGATGCCAATCAGATTGCTGGCCTTATTCCGTTTAGCGGACAATGCATTACGCATTTTGAGATTAGAAAAGAAAACGGCATTCCTGAAAAACAGCCTACAATTGATGCTTTTGCTCCTTTATACCATGTTCGTGCCGATGCTCCGCCAATGTTATTAATTACTGGAGATCGCGAACTAGAAATGCTTGGGCGTTACGAGGAAAACGCGTATATGGCCAGAATGATGAAACTGGTTGGACATACTCAAACTAAATTATATGAATTAGACGGTTACGGACATGGAATGACAGAACCTGGCTTTCCGCTTTTAGTCAATGAAGTAAACCGAATTTTAAAAGAACATAAAAAATAA
- a CDS encoding tRNA-binding protein, whose product MDLTWNEFERTDMRVGTIVEVNDFPEARKPAYQITIDFGSEIGIRKSSAQITKRYQKEDLVNRQIVAVVNFPRKQIGKFMSECLVLGAVGEEGDVILLAPDFKIPNGLRIG is encoded by the coding sequence ATGGATTTAACCTGGAACGAATTTGAGCGCACCGATATGCGCGTAGGAACTATTGTTGAAGTCAATGATTTTCCTGAAGCAAGAAAACCTGCGTACCAAATAACTATAGATTTTGGTTCGGAAATAGGAATTAGAAAGTCATCTGCACAAATTACCAAGAGATATCAGAAAGAAGATTTAGTAAATCGTCAGATTGTTGCGGTTGTCAATTTTCCAAGAAAGCAAATCGGAAAATTTATGAGTGAATGTCTTGTTTTAGGAGCGGTAGGTGAGGAAGGAGATGTGATTTTATTGGCTCCTGATTTTAAGATTCCTAATGGACTACGTATTGGATAG